The Aedes aegypti strain LVP_AGWG chromosome 3, AaegL5.0 Primary Assembly, whole genome shotgun sequence genome contains a region encoding:
- the LOC110679315 gene encoding uncharacterized protein LOC110679315 — MEVLAANSFLRDVNIFHTVYFPTEVMLYFEQHYIFEIVFDLMVLLDLKRPEDAYEFMVNNIEKVADKYRKTNIVVECPQNFDKEKLAMICSRTHDCPIISMKNPVSKKRIEKLSHQLKRFGLDRANVVFIGNQNDIPQKLIAKKFHINRKIDLSRNNNCTDITQLSHTRTILPIAINLKNTLKQMSLHPDHEQVKYIERILIIGRPGSGKHRQARMLANRLDLILVSATDLINTARCNNNLFRKTLEIGLEDNVHTSELIATIVQKRLLEPDCLQFGWVLVDFPNTANDVDNLYHLLVPPKKVIHLHTNSRLCWKRKLNHIKKNGTKLGNDELRLNESILQAESDFYDVHHTTVEAALERQNCVMLDINGNKCAEEVHGDILTKLLKI; from the exons ATGGAAGTCCTTGCCGCTAATTCATTCTTGCGTGATGTTAACATATTCCATACTGTTTACTTCCCCACTGAAGTGATGCTATATTTTGAGCAGCATTATATTTTCGAGATTGTTTTC GATTTGATGGTTCTTTTGGATCTAAAGCGCCCTGAAGATGCTTATGAGTTCATGGTGAACAATATCGAAAAAGTGGCCGATAAGTATCGGAAGACAAACATTGTGGTAGAATGTCCTCAAAACTTTG ATAAGGAGAAATTGGCAATGATATGTAGTAGAACACATGATTGTCCCATAATCTCAATGAAAAATCCTGTTTCGAAAAAGCGCATCGAAAAACTGTCCCATCAATTGAAACGGTTTGGTCTCGACCGAGCCAATGTAGTCTTTATTG GTAATCAAAACGACATTCCGCAAAAACTCATAGCAAAAAAGTTTCACataaatagaaaaattgatctaAGCCGTAACAACAATTGTACGGATATCACACAACTTTCACACACAAGAACAATTCTGCCGATTGCGATCAACTTAAAGAACACTTTAAAACAAATGTCACTACATCCTGATCATGAGCAAGtgaaatatattgaaagaattcttatAATCGGTAGACCCGGATCGGGGAAACATCGACAAGCACGAATGCTAGCGAACCGTCTAGATCTGATTCTTG TTTCAGCAACGGATCTCATCAACACTGCACGGTGCAACAacaatttgttcagaaaaaCTTTGGAAATCGGTCTGGAGGATAACGTGCATACCTCGGAACTCATTGCGACGATTGTCCAAAAGCGACTTCTAGAACCAGATTGTCTGCAATTCGGTTGGGTACTGGTGGACTTTCCCAACACTGCGAATGATGTGGATAACTTGTACCATTTGTTGGTCCCTCCGAAAAA AGTAATTCATTTGCACACAAATTCAAGACTTTGCTGGAAAAGAAAATTGAACCATATTAAAAAGAACGGAACAAAATTAGGAAATGATGAATTACGATTGAATGAATCCATATTGCAAGCGGAG TCCGATTTCTACGACGTACATCACACAACTGTAGAAGCTGCATTGGAGCGACAAAATTGTGTTATGCTGGATATAAATGGCAATAAATGTGCCGAAGAAGTGCATGGcgatattttgacaaaattgctGAAGATTTGA